Below is a window of Garra rufa chromosome 24, GarRuf1.0, whole genome shotgun sequence DNA.
TTATTCAATCAATTGTATATAGCATTTTGTGAATAGAGGTATAGGTGTATTCTGTATGACTTACACAAGTCTCGTGCTTTCTCTCGAACGTCTCTCAGTTGCTTAAATACGTCATGACTTTGCATAGACACAGTGTCAGCAGCAATAACAGCCACCAGACAGTGAATCTTGTCTTTCAGAATGGGCTtcttgttgtactttggatcttCTTCAGTAATTGGACTGTTTGGGTTAAACTGAACAGACAAAAGCAAAACTATAAGAATGTGTTCTGCGGTATCGgaacactgaaaactgaagtttAAAATTTTGCAACCATGACACTCTTtaacaccaaaaataaaatagCATATCTGGAAGTGCAAATATTGTTTTGGTGGCTATGCATTTCTTTAATTTTCAATGGTGTCTTTATCATGTCACTATTGTTTTGCACCATTCACAATGTTCTGCATGAATGACAAATTTTCAAATGAACGTCTGTATCGTTAGACTTACAATATAACCACTCTTGATGTGACCATTTAATAATTTGATAATGTCATCAGTCATCACATTATCTTCTGCTTTGTGCATACCAGCAATGTCAGTAAAAGTGAAAGGATAAGCAGAGCCAGCCTTGTTCTTCAATTTGTATGTTTTGCACTGAAATCAAAGCAAATGTGAAGCATCTTACTTGCATGCTAATATTataaggatagatagatagatagatagatagatagatagatagatagatagatagatagatagatagatagatagatagatagatagatagatgatagatagatagatagatagatagatagatagatagatagatagatagatagatagatagatagatagatagatagatagatagatagatagatagatagatagatagatagatagatagatagatagatagatagagcttACTGTAACAGTGAAACTTCGATCAGTTTCTACTGCATGTGCCTGGGCTCTGGTAGTATTACGGCCCTGGAAAACACTATCCACAGAGTTGAAAAAGCTTGATTTTCCAGCACCTTGTGGTCCATGCATAAGAATTCTGAGAGTGTTGACTTCTGAGTTCCCAGGCTTGAAGTTGTTTATTGTTGTCAAAAGCTTTTCTTTATCCTCTCTAGAAAAGGTGATTTTAAAAGTAGAGGAAAACACTGTAGGCCTACAAAGTTATGTTATGAGCATAAACCttacaacttccttgttattcaGAAACTGACAACAGAAATATAATCTTATGAACCCTATGTCAAtatggaaaaaaaacagcatgtagGAAATCTGTTGCCTATAAAGACAATGATTATTATGGTCATTACACTAAAATATATTACTGTAGAATGCTGTTATTGACCACTGAGAATCAAGTAGTGTTAAGCATATTCTGTTCTGacaggaagaaaaaaaagtttcagaGCTTACCTCCAGTCGATGGACCTCCAGGATGTTTCATACTCTGTGTGTAACCAAATCCAATCGTTAACTTTTTATATGCATGCTTGCTTACTTGATATTTATAGTTTTCCTATTTAGTAATTTTTACACTATTTATTTTGCTGAATGATCAAGCAGAATAATTAATGCCCATATTTTACCTGGAGATGGAGATTtgggttgttttttaaataaccttgAAAACATCCTTTGTCCTTATCTTAAAACAATAAGGTAAAATACACGTAAGTTAAAGTTATTAAAAGCAGAATAAAAAATGTCTGTCTGTGGAGTTTATAGATTTCAGTCAGTTCTTCCTAAGATTTCTTCCTACCTACAGTATATAATTTTCCCCCTGATTTATTATGTTCATTATATAAATGCAAAAAGTATTGATGTGTATATATTGTGTATGTGCGTGTAAATGTAAGCAGCTTTTTAAACAATTCGAACATTTCCTTTGTTACCTAAAACAAAGGAAGTTCATTTCAAAACAATTTATCCATGCTGATTTTTAAAGGGTTTAATTTGGATAGTAATGTTTGCTTGAGGGAGACAAGGTATGAGTGGGTAGTTACAAAGGCTGCAATACCTTTGAAGACCGCATCGTCAAGTTTTCGCTATTTATGTAAATACAAGACATTGAGTTTTGGGTAATAATATTTTGTTAAGTATTTTAAGTAAATTTCATTTACATAAATGTAGATTTGTTATTGTTTGAAGTTTTGAGGCATTTTGAAATTATTAGAAAATTTAGGCCTGTGAGCCAAAAcatttgtcaagtcaagtcaagtcaagtcacctttatttatatagcgccttt
It encodes the following:
- the LOC141300979 gene encoding interferon-induced protein 44-like isoform X3, producing MFSRLFKKQPKSPSPEYETSWRSIDWREDKEKLLTTINNFKPGNSEVNTLRILMHGPQGAGKSSFFNSVDSVFQGRNTTRAQAHAVETDRSFTVTFNPNSPITEEDPKYNKKPILKDKIHCLVAVIAADTVSMQSHDVFKQLRDVREKARDLCIPQVIIMTKVDEICPLVKEDLTTIYRSKKIKQKMEECSVNLGVPLNCIFPVKNYHQERTTDTTIDILILDALQNIIYFANDHVEDEVDSE
- the LOC141300979 gene encoding interferon-induced protein 44-like isoform X1 — protein: MFSRLFKKQPKSPSPEYETSWRSIDWREDKEKLLTTINNFKPGNSEVNTLRILMHGPQGAGKSSFFNSVDSVFQGRNTTRAQAHAVETDRSFTVTCKTYKLKNKAGSAYPFTFTDIAGMHKAEDNVMTDDIIKLLNGHIKSGYIFNPNSPITEEDPKYNKKPILKDKIHCLVAVIAADTVSMQSHDVFKQLRDVREKARDLCIPQVIIMTKVDEICPLVKEDLTTIYRSKKIKQKMEECSVNLGVPLNCIFPVKNYHQERTTDTTIDILILDALQNIIYFANDHVEDEVDSE
- the LOC141300979 gene encoding interferon-induced protein 44-like isoform X2; translation: MFSRLFKKQPKSPSPEYETSWRSIDWSVFQGRNTTRAQAHAVETDRSFTVTCKTYKLKNKAGSAYPFTFTDIAGMHKAEDNVMTDDIIKLLNGHIKSGYIFNPNSPITEEDPKYNKKPILKDKIHCLVAVIAADTVSMQSHDVFKQLRDVREKARDLCIPQVIIMTKVDEICPLVKEDLTTIYRSKKIKQKMEECSVNLGVPLNCIFPVKNYHQERTTDTTIDILILDALQNIIYFANDHVEDEVDSE
- the LOC141300979 gene encoding interferon-induced protein 44-like isoform X4, with product MFSRLFKKQPKSPSPEYETSWRSIDWSVFQGRNTTRAQAHAVETDRSFTVTFNPNSPITEEDPKYNKKPILKDKIHCLVAVIAADTVSMQSHDVFKQLRDVREKARDLCIPQVIIMTKVDEICPLVKEDLTTIYRSKKIKQKMEECSVNLGVPLNCIFPVKNYHQERTTDTTIDILILDALQNIIYFANDHVEDEVDSE